In a genomic window of Tursiops truncatus isolate mTurTru1 chromosome 7, mTurTru1.mat.Y, whole genome shotgun sequence:
- the MLPH gene encoding melanophilin isoform X1 yields the protein MGKKLDLSTLTDEEAKHVWEVVQRDFDLRRKEEERLEGLKGKIKKENSKRELLSDTAHLSNTHCARCLQPYRLLETPKRQCLDCGLLTCKGCGHNPEEQGWLCDPCHLARLVKRGSLEWYYRHVRARFQHSGGAQVARSLCGRLQGAGLPDQVLRSPDVNSGPEPGPGGRSGDSEHTDEDREQDTGAQAQPVGSKKKRVLPVHGLDFEADSDDSTPSCGHPPSLSLVSVAADNPQALTDEPCAEETTSQEPVDEADARASGCHPRPEGQMASLSPAGPDALAELCLPGESCMMAPGTTATPGTNVLWNEQLPSHYLADVDTSDEESVWAQRVSSHHPRRRGQTLSEKQRFQVTDRLRSATHPSQCPVGSKPTGADMEEAALKRRLEALISRAGDQRASSEEEGKDGGAEQGSSVPSEDPPGAAPEVCTAAGQTPSREKGARGPQDPMQPSRTTDEELSQLEDRVAAAASQVQRTESKVSDIEYRIAALQAAGLTVRTSTKPRKKSSLPVFLPQLVGKLGQSPKNPRADPSDEVEVVTVPYPVRRKLSDHPRSQDKDDDSFDRNSVSRGSLTQRNPSGRKETANHSIAKPVMTHQPLNGRFV from the exons ATGGGGAAAAAACTGGATCTTTCCACGCTCACAGATGAAGAGGCCAAGCACGTCTGGGAAGTGGTTCAACGGGACTTTGACCTtcgaaggaaagaagaggagagactaGA GGGTTTGAAAGgcaaaattaagaaggaaaactCCAAGAGGGAGCTGCTTTCGGACACGGCCCACCTGAGCAACACCCACTGCGCCCGCTGCCTGCAGCCCTACCGGCTCCTCGAGACCCCCAAGAGGCAATGCCTGGACTGCGGCCTCCTCACCTGCAAAGGCTGCGGCCACAACCCGGAGGAGCAGGGCTGGCTCTGCGACCCCTGCCACCTGGCCAG GCTGGTGAAGAGGGGCTCCCTGGAGTGGTACTACAGGCATGTGAGAGCCCGCTTCCAGCACTCCGGGGGGGCCCAGGTAGCGCGGTCCCTCTGCGGGAGGCTGCAGGGAGCAG GTTTACCTGACCAAGTGCTGCGCTCACCTGACGTCAACA GTGGGCCTGAGCCAGGCCCCGGAGGGAGAAGTGGAGACAGCGAGCACACGGATGAGGACAGAGAACAGGACACAggggcccaggcccagcccgTTGGAAGCAAA AAAAAGCGCGTCCTGCCCGTTCACGGTTTGGACTTCGAGGCAGACTCTGACGACTCCACTCCGTCCTGCGGGCACCCCCCAAGCCTGTCCTTGGTCTCTGTGGCCGCGGACAACCCGCAG GCCCTCACAGATGAGCCCTGCGCGGAGGAGACCACCTCCCAGGAGCCCGTGGATGAGGCTGATGCCAGGGCCTCTGGGTGCCACCCCCGTCCAGAAGGGCAGATGGCCAGCCTCTCGCCTGCCGGACCAGACGCCCTCGCTGAGCTCTGCCTGCCGGGAGAGTCTTGCATGATGGCCCCGGGGACGACTGCGACACCTG GAACAAATGTCCTCTGGAATGAGCAGCTCCCATCCCACTATCTGGCCGACGTGGACACCTCAGATGAAGAAAGCGTCTGGGCTCAGAGGGTGTCCTCTCACCATCCCAGACGGAGAGGCCAGACCTTGTCTGAGAAGCAG CGCTTCCAGGTGACCGACCGGCTGAGATCAGCCACTCATCCATCTCAGTGTCCAGTTGGCAGCAAGCCCACAGGTGCCGACATGGAAGAGGCGGCCCTAAAGAGAAGACTGGAGGCCTTGATCAGCCGCGCCGGTGACCAGCGGGCCTCATCCGAGGAGGAGGGCAAGGACGGAGGGGCGGAGCAGGGCAGCAGCGTCCCCAGCGAGGACCCCCCCGGGGCCGCCCCGGAG GTGTGCACGGCTGCAGGCCAGACGCCCAGCCGGGAGAAGGGGGCCCGGGGCCCCCAGGACCCCATGCAGCCCAGCAGGACCACAGACGAGGAGCTGTCGCAGCTGGAGGACAGAGTGGCCGCCGCGGCCTCTCAGGTGCAGCGGACAGAGAGCAAG GTGTCAGATATCGAGTACAGGATTGCAGCCTTGCAGGCTGCAGGGCTCACTGTGAGGACCTCGACAAAGCCCCGGAAGAAATCCAGCCTCCCG GTATTTCTTCCCCAGCTTGTTGGGAAGTTGGGCCAGAGTCCTAAGAATCCGCGTGCAGACCCTTCAGATGAGGTCGAG GTGGTGACTGTACCCTATCCTGTGAGGAGAAAGCTCAGTGATCACCCCAGAAGTCAAG ACAAAGATGATGACTCTTTCGATCGGAACTCCGTGTCCCGCGGATCCCTGACACAGAGAAACCCCAGTGGCAGGAAGGAAACCGCCAACCACAGCATTGCG AAACCCGTGATGACCCACCAGCCCTTAAACGGGAGGTTCGTCTGA
- the MLPH gene encoding melanophilin isoform X2: MGKKLDLSTLTDEEAKHVWEVVQRDFDLRRKEEERLEGLKGKIKKENSKRELLSDTAHLSNTHCARCLQPYRLLETPKRQCLDCGLLTCKGCGHNPEEQGWLCDPCHLARLVKRGSLEWYYRHVRARFQHSGGAQVARSLCGRLQGAGLPDQVLRSPDVNSGPEPGPGGRSGDSEHTDEDREQDTGAQAQPVGSKKKRVLPVHGLDFEADSDDSTPSCGHPPSLSLVSVAADNPQALTDEPCAEETTSQEPVDEADARASGCHPRPEGQMASLSPAGPDALAELCLPGESCMMAPGTTATPGTNVLWNEQLPSHYLADVDTSDEESVWAQRVSSHHPRRRGQTLSEKQRFQVTDRLRSATHPSQCPVGSKPTGADMEEAALKRRLEALISRAGDQRASSEEEGKDGGAEQGSSVPSEDPPGAAPEVCTAAGQTPSREKGARGPQDPMQPSRTTDEELSQLEDRVAAAASQVQRTESKVSDIEYRIAALQAAGLTVRTSTKPRKKSSLPVVTVPYPVRRKLSDHPRSQDKDDDSFDRNSVSRGSLTQRNPSGRKETANHSIAKPVMTHQPLNGRFV, translated from the exons ATGGGGAAAAAACTGGATCTTTCCACGCTCACAGATGAAGAGGCCAAGCACGTCTGGGAAGTGGTTCAACGGGACTTTGACCTtcgaaggaaagaagaggagagactaGA GGGTTTGAAAGgcaaaattaagaaggaaaactCCAAGAGGGAGCTGCTTTCGGACACGGCCCACCTGAGCAACACCCACTGCGCCCGCTGCCTGCAGCCCTACCGGCTCCTCGAGACCCCCAAGAGGCAATGCCTGGACTGCGGCCTCCTCACCTGCAAAGGCTGCGGCCACAACCCGGAGGAGCAGGGCTGGCTCTGCGACCCCTGCCACCTGGCCAG GCTGGTGAAGAGGGGCTCCCTGGAGTGGTACTACAGGCATGTGAGAGCCCGCTTCCAGCACTCCGGGGGGGCCCAGGTAGCGCGGTCCCTCTGCGGGAGGCTGCAGGGAGCAG GTTTACCTGACCAAGTGCTGCGCTCACCTGACGTCAACA GTGGGCCTGAGCCAGGCCCCGGAGGGAGAAGTGGAGACAGCGAGCACACGGATGAGGACAGAGAACAGGACACAggggcccaggcccagcccgTTGGAAGCAAA AAAAAGCGCGTCCTGCCCGTTCACGGTTTGGACTTCGAGGCAGACTCTGACGACTCCACTCCGTCCTGCGGGCACCCCCCAAGCCTGTCCTTGGTCTCTGTGGCCGCGGACAACCCGCAG GCCCTCACAGATGAGCCCTGCGCGGAGGAGACCACCTCCCAGGAGCCCGTGGATGAGGCTGATGCCAGGGCCTCTGGGTGCCACCCCCGTCCAGAAGGGCAGATGGCCAGCCTCTCGCCTGCCGGACCAGACGCCCTCGCTGAGCTCTGCCTGCCGGGAGAGTCTTGCATGATGGCCCCGGGGACGACTGCGACACCTG GAACAAATGTCCTCTGGAATGAGCAGCTCCCATCCCACTATCTGGCCGACGTGGACACCTCAGATGAAGAAAGCGTCTGGGCTCAGAGGGTGTCCTCTCACCATCCCAGACGGAGAGGCCAGACCTTGTCTGAGAAGCAG CGCTTCCAGGTGACCGACCGGCTGAGATCAGCCACTCATCCATCTCAGTGTCCAGTTGGCAGCAAGCCCACAGGTGCCGACATGGAAGAGGCGGCCCTAAAGAGAAGACTGGAGGCCTTGATCAGCCGCGCCGGTGACCAGCGGGCCTCATCCGAGGAGGAGGGCAAGGACGGAGGGGCGGAGCAGGGCAGCAGCGTCCCCAGCGAGGACCCCCCCGGGGCCGCCCCGGAG GTGTGCACGGCTGCAGGCCAGACGCCCAGCCGGGAGAAGGGGGCCCGGGGCCCCCAGGACCCCATGCAGCCCAGCAGGACCACAGACGAGGAGCTGTCGCAGCTGGAGGACAGAGTGGCCGCCGCGGCCTCTCAGGTGCAGCGGACAGAGAGCAAG GTGTCAGATATCGAGTACAGGATTGCAGCCTTGCAGGCTGCAGGGCTCACTGTGAGGACCTCGACAAAGCCCCGGAAGAAATCCAGCCTCCCG GTGGTGACTGTACCCTATCCTGTGAGGAGAAAGCTCAGTGATCACCCCAGAAGTCAAG ACAAAGATGATGACTCTTTCGATCGGAACTCCGTGTCCCGCGGATCCCTGACACAGAGAAACCCCAGTGGCAGGAAGGAAACCGCCAACCACAGCATTGCG AAACCCGTGATGACCCACCAGCCCTTAAACGGGAGGTTCGTCTGA